One Photobacterium sp. TY1-4 genomic window carries:
- the arfB gene encoding alternative ribosome rescue aminoacyl-tRNA hydrolase ArfB — translation MLAISNTVQLADWEIDISAIRAQGSGGQNVNKVSSAIHLRFDIKRSSLPAFYKERLLQLADQRITKDGVIIIKAQQYRTQEQNREDALLRLQQLIQSVAVQQKARKATKPTKGSQQRRMDKKSQRGQVKTMRSKVKF, via the coding sequence ATGCTAGCGATTTCAAATACGGTGCAATTGGCGGATTGGGAAATAGATATTTCCGCGATCCGGGCTCAGGGCTCGGGTGGCCAGAATGTGAATAAGGTATCCAGTGCCATCCACCTACGGTTTGACATTAAACGGTCATCGTTACCTGCTTTTTATAAAGAGCGCCTGCTGCAACTTGCTGATCAGCGCATCACCAAGGATGGCGTGATCATCATCAAAGCGCAGCAGTATCGGACCCAGGAGCAGAACCGGGAAGATGCTTTGCTGCGTCTGCAACAGTTGATCCAGTCGGTTGCGGTACAACAGAAAGCGCGCAAGGCCACCAAACCGACCAAAGGTTCGCAACAACGCCGGATGGACAAAAAATCTCAGCGCGGGCAGGTGAAAACCATGCGCAGCAAGGTGAAGTTTTGA
- a CDS encoding CheR family methyltransferase, with amino-acid sequence MGRVLISPPTEPKTMEPTPVSTHEREFRFTGQDFEQIRHKLRAVTGIHLSEQKMSMVYGRLSRRIRELKLSSVAAYLQYLKMHPEEYEFFINALTTNKTHFFRELHHFDYLAQTLIPQWRQRPQRPQRPQRPVHIWSTACSTGEEPYSIAATVLAEGADIAARVKILATDLDTQVLATARKGIYRGSAMAGIPAPYLKAGFVRGKGEFQGMMQPKSCCREMILFRQLNLFARWPFKQPMDVIFCRNVLIYFDKPTQHQLLERFWQLLSPGGVLLLGHSESVGPLAHQFTAVGQTSYLKH; translated from the coding sequence ATGGGAAGAGTTCTGATCTCCCCGCCGACGGAACCCAAGACGATGGAACCCACGCCGGTGTCGACGCATGAGCGTGAGTTCCGTTTTACCGGGCAAGATTTCGAACAAATTCGGCACAAATTACGTGCGGTCACCGGGATTCATCTGTCCGAACAAAAAATGTCGATGGTGTACGGGCGTTTGTCCCGCCGGATCCGTGAACTCAAGTTGAGCAGTGTGGCGGCGTATCTGCAGTATCTGAAGATGCACCCTGAGGAATATGAGTTTTTTATCAATGCGCTGACGACGAATAAAACCCATTTTTTTCGTGAGTTGCACCATTTTGACTATCTGGCGCAGACGCTGATCCCACAGTGGCGACAGCGCCCGCAGCGCCCGCAGCGCCCGCAGCGCCCGGTGCATATTTGGTCGACGGCATGCTCAACCGGTGAAGAGCCCTATAGCATTGCAGCCACTGTGCTCGCCGAGGGGGCAGATATTGCTGCGCGGGTGAAAATTCTGGCCACGGACTTGGACACCCAAGTATTGGCGACTGCCCGCAAGGGGATCTATCGCGGATCGGCAATGGCCGGGATCCCGGCGCCTTATCTGAAAGCCGGGTTTGTCCGGGGCAAAGGGGAATTTCAGGGCATGATGCAGCCGAAGTCATGTTGCCGGGAGATGATTTTATTTAGACAGCTCAATTTGTTTGCCCGTTGGCCGTTTAAGCAGCCGATGGATGTGATTTTTTGCCGGAATGTCCTGATTTATTTTGATAAGCCGACTCAGCATCAGTTGCTGGAACGCTTCTGGCAGCTGCTCTCTCCGGGGGGCGTGTTATTGCTCGGCCATTCGGAGTCGGTTGGCCCGCTCGCACATCAATTTACGGCAGTGGGCCAAACGTCTTATCTCAAACACTGA
- a CDS encoding chemotaxis protein CheD yields MKVSTRHEPRGGESSTAQPVARFYHEKRQIMMVKIKPGEVYVSSRNELITTNLGSCIAACIWDPELSIGGMNHLMLSHAHENTARNSTTFGAGSARTAKYGDVAMGMLIAQLIERGAMKHRLKVKLFGGGQVMGQFSSIGHDNVVFALQYIKDAGLSLMGSDLGGQVTRQLMFEPTSGRAWVRRFPAILHPAQARAGASHQSQPRRGCQDKEISAC; encoded by the coding sequence ATGAAGGTGTCGACACGTCATGAGCCGCGAGGGGGTGAGTCTTCAACGGCTCAACCCGTGGCCCGGTTTTATCACGAGAAGCGTCAGATCATGATGGTGAAAATTAAGCCCGGTGAAGTCTATGTTTCTTCGCGGAACGAGCTGATCACAACCAACCTGGGATCATGTATTGCGGCCTGTATCTGGGACCCGGAACTGAGCATTGGCGGGATGAATCATTTGATGTTGTCCCATGCCCATGAAAACACGGCTCGCAACAGCACGACGTTCGGTGCTGGATCGGCCCGGACAGCCAAGTACGGCGATGTGGCCATGGGGATGCTCATTGCGCAATTGATCGAGCGGGGCGCAATGAAACACCGGCTTAAAGTGAAGTTATTCGGAGGCGGGCAGGTGATGGGGCAGTTTTCTTCCATCGGCCACGACAATGTCGTGTTTGCTTTGCAGTACATCAAGGATGCGGGATTGTCATTGATGGGTTCGGATTTAGGGGGCCAGGTGACCCGGCAATTGATGTTCGAACCAACCAGCGGCCGGGCCTGGGTGCGCCGCTTCCCGGCGATATTGCATCCGGCACAGGCACGAGCTGGAGCATCGCACCAGTCACAGCCTCGGCGCGGGTGTCAGGATAAGGAAATATCAGCGTGCTAG
- a CDS encoding methyl-accepting chemotaxis protein produces the protein MDELNFSAGRTTGPAGQENRGQQHGGARWVLPLLISAGAVVGVGLTAEGLLQGIVILMAMLSWGQWWLEGVQTNRQIASALAQSRPAPDMRVCLQQLEALLKDELASIRDSLQKQRGVLDDSVETLNNSFFGMESACHEQKDRSVSLVNNLLANRDSDYALDKVVATTEGAIAEFIQQLNEISSKSQSAEHSIQEMSAKLDDVFQLLVRVKGLSEQTNLLALNAAIEAARAGEQGRGFAVVADEVRALSKQAFELNDAIHSHIQVAQETVHVASRTVGEIAALDMGQTLTSQQHVATLLQGVQAVNAEVRNEMDKVAEISDNLKQEVGNSIRALQFADIVTQQGEHAMYSLVLLEELHDLVRDHATAAEINWHDFSQALAALTARAGQSMHTIAQQSSLAEGDVELF, from the coding sequence ATGGATGAGCTGAATTTTTCCGCCGGGCGCACGACGGGGCCCGCCGGGCAGGAAAACCGGGGTCAGCAGCACGGAGGGGCCCGGTGGGTATTGCCGTTGTTGATCAGCGCCGGAGCGGTCGTTGGGGTTGGGCTCACCGCTGAGGGACTGCTCCAGGGGATTGTCATCTTGATGGCGATGTTGAGTTGGGGGCAATGGTGGCTGGAAGGGGTTCAGACCAATCGGCAGATTGCGTCAGCACTGGCGCAGAGTAGGCCAGCGCCGGATATGCGGGTGTGCCTGCAGCAGTTGGAAGCCTTGCTGAAGGATGAACTGGCGTCGATCCGGGACTCGTTGCAAAAGCAACGTGGGGTGTTGGATGATTCGGTTGAAACCCTGAATAATAGCTTTTTCGGGATGGAAAGCGCCTGTCATGAGCAAAAAGATCGATCGGTGAGTCTGGTCAATAATCTGCTTGCCAATCGTGACAGCGATTATGCCCTGGACAAAGTGGTCGCGACCACTGAAGGGGCAATTGCAGAATTTATCCAGCAGCTCAATGAAATCAGCAGCAAGAGCCAATCGGCAGAGCACTCCATTCAGGAAATGTCCGCCAAATTGGATGATGTTTTCCAGCTGCTGGTTCGGGTCAAAGGCTTATCGGAGCAGACGAATTTACTGGCCTTGAATGCAGCCATTGAAGCCGCCCGGGCTGGTGAGCAGGGACGTGGCTTTGCTGTGGTTGCCGACGAAGTTCGGGCACTGTCCAAGCAAGCTTTTGAGCTCAATGATGCGATTCATAGCCATATCCAGGTGGCACAGGAAACGGTTCATGTTGCCAGCCGGACGGTCGGAGAAATTGCGGCGTTGGATATGGGGCAGACACTCACGTCGCAGCAGCATGTGGCTACGTTACTGCAAGGGGTGCAGGCGGTAAATGCAGAAGTTCGGAACGAAATGGATAAAGTCGCGGAGATCAGCGATAACCTGAAACAGGAAGTCGGAAACAGTATCCGGGCGTTGCAATTTGCCGATATCGTGACGCAGCAGGGGGAGCACGCGATGTACAGCCTGGTGTTGCTGGAAGAGCTGCATGACTTGGTTCGGGACCATGCCACCGCTGCAGAGATCAACTGGCATGACTTCAGCCAGGCATTGGCGGCCCTGACCGCAAGAGCCGGCCAAAGCATGCACACCATTGCGCAGCAAAGTTCTTTAGCAGAAGGGGATGTCGAGCTGTTCTAA
- a CDS encoding DUF2256 domain-containing protein, which translates to MKKTELPEKVCPICGRPFRWRKKWKDCWPEVRYCSERCRRKRQSGRVN; encoded by the coding sequence ATGAAGAAAACTGAACTGCCTGAGAAAGTCTGTCCGATCTGCGGACGGCCATTTCGCTGGCGAAAAAAATGGAAAGATTGCTGGCCTGAGGTGCGCTACTGTTCCGAACGGTGCCGACGGAAGCGCCAAAGCGGTCGAGTCAATTAA
- the aer2 gene encoding aerotaxis transducer Aer2, whose amino-acid sequence MMWWKKKAQGKSLSNEQQVNNHMAVALDGAQTALMMIDRDFKITYLNKRSLALMQKHEAVFQTLFPNFKANQVDLLGQCIDVFHKNPAHQRDMLSDPNNLPYETTIKVQDVSLRLNIGAMIDAQGNYLGNTLEWDDITEKCLADESIARLQAAVDQAQTAMVMIDRDLEITYVNQQTITLFAEHEAEFRTVWPEFTASESWLVGRCIDHFHRHPAHQRKVLGDPANLPFHSDITIGSVKIELNVSAIHDRQGNYIGNTLEWRDVTQERAMATQVGRLVSAVEGMTTNLMMADSDGVIQYLNPALQTLLSEREAAMAKHFPGFKVDNLVGQSMDIFHQNPKHQQAIIKDPSRLPFSAKVKVGELEFMLTCIAMHDDKGVFIGPALQWEDITEQMDGQRQVDRLIQNAMQGQLDSRMDTSVYGGFMQELGNGINGLLDTVVEPLNQCIEVMSQVADGNLQQTMSTEHQGDFSKLADSVNTSITNLRKMVDKITTSSARVATASTEIAEGNNDLSQRTEAQAASLEQTAAAMEEMTATVKQNADSAKSANKLANDASHKAHKGGEVVGEAVSAMSEISTASKKISDIISVIDEIAFQTNLLALNAAVEAARAGEQGRGFAVVAGEVRNLAQRSAEAAKEIKALIKDSGNKVAEGSRLVDESGETLKEIVAAVGEVSGLIAQIDAASQEQASGIDEISKAIVKMDEMTQQNAALVEEATAASQSLKEEGGELLELMNFFETGDHSSLSASATPARATPMARPAKAGTLHAVSPALQGDDEWEEF is encoded by the coding sequence ATGATGTGGTGGAAGAAAAAAGCACAGGGAAAATCATTGTCGAATGAGCAGCAAGTCAACAATCATATGGCGGTAGCCCTGGATGGCGCACAAACAGCCCTGATGATGATCGACCGTGATTTTAAAATTACGTATCTCAATAAGCGGTCGCTTGCGCTGATGCAAAAGCACGAAGCTGTTTTTCAAACCTTGTTTCCGAACTTTAAAGCCAACCAGGTTGATCTGCTGGGGCAATGCATCGATGTGTTCCATAAGAACCCGGCCCATCAGCGTGATATGTTGTCGGACCCGAACAACCTGCCTTACGAAACAACCATCAAGGTACAGGATGTCTCGTTGCGGTTGAATATCGGTGCAATGATAGACGCCCAGGGCAATTATCTCGGCAATACCCTGGAGTGGGATGACATTACCGAGAAGTGCCTTGCGGATGAGTCGATTGCCAGGTTACAGGCTGCCGTGGATCAAGCCCAGACTGCGATGGTAATGATTGACCGGGATCTTGAAATCACGTATGTCAACCAACAGACGATTACGTTGTTTGCTGAACATGAGGCGGAGTTCCGTACGGTCTGGCCGGAGTTTACGGCGAGCGAGTCCTGGCTGGTCGGGCGCTGCATTGACCATTTTCACCGACATCCGGCACATCAGCGCAAAGTGCTGGGCGATCCGGCCAACTTACCCTTTCATAGCGATATCACGATTGGTTCGGTCAAGATCGAGCTCAATGTCTCGGCGATCCATGACCGACAAGGCAACTACATCGGCAATACCCTGGAATGGCGGGATGTCACTCAGGAGCGGGCCATGGCAACCCAGGTCGGCCGCCTGGTCTCAGCTGTCGAAGGGATGACGACAAATCTGATGATGGCCGATAGCGATGGGGTCATTCAATACCTCAATCCGGCGCTTCAAACCTTGCTTTCTGAGCGGGAAGCCGCAATGGCGAAACACTTTCCCGGCTTTAAGGTGGATAATCTGGTTGGCCAGAGTATGGATATTTTCCATCAAAATCCGAAGCACCAACAGGCGATTATCAAAGATCCCAGCCGATTACCGTTCTCCGCCAAGGTTAAAGTGGGCGAGTTGGAGTTCATGCTGACCTGTATTGCGATGCATGATGACAAAGGCGTGTTCATTGGCCCGGCATTGCAATGGGAAGATATTACCGAGCAAATGGATGGTCAGCGCCAGGTGGACCGATTAATCCAAAACGCCATGCAGGGACAACTGGACAGCCGGATGGATACCTCCGTTTACGGCGGTTTCATGCAGGAGCTGGGCAATGGGATCAACGGCTTGCTGGATACGGTAGTTGAGCCGCTGAACCAGTGTATCGAAGTGATGTCGCAAGTGGCCGATGGTAACTTGCAACAGACCATGTCCACCGAACATCAGGGTGATTTCAGCAAGCTGGCCGATTCAGTCAATACCTCGATCACCAACTTACGCAAGATGGTCGATAAGATCACGACCTCCTCAGCCCGGGTTGCCACCGCCTCCACCGAAATTGCGGAAGGCAATAACGATCTCAGCCAGAGAACGGAAGCGCAAGCGGCCAGTCTGGAGCAGACGGCCGCGGCCATGGAAGAGATGACGGCAACGGTGAAACAGAATGCCGATAGTGCCAAGAGCGCCAACAAACTGGCCAACGATGCTTCCCATAAAGCGCACAAAGGGGGTGAAGTTGTGGGTGAGGCGGTCTCGGCGATGTCAGAGATCAGCACTGCCAGTAAGAAGATCTCAGACATTATCAGTGTCATTGATGAAATTGCCTTCCAGACGAATCTGCTGGCACTCAACGCTGCGGTCGAAGCAGCCCGCGCCGGTGAGCAGGGGCGTGGATTCGCTGTGGTTGCCGGTGAAGTGCGGAACCTGGCTCAGCGCAGTGCCGAAGCGGCGAAAGAGATTAAGGCGCTGATCAAAGACAGTGGCAATAAAGTCGCCGAGGGATCGCGGCTGGTGGATGAGTCCGGGGAAACACTAAAAGAAATTGTCGCTGCGGTGGGAGAAGTCTCAGGCTTGATTGCCCAAATTGATGCGGCCAGCCAGGAGCAGGCTTCCGGAATTGATGAGATCAGCAAAGCCATCGTCAAAATGGATGAGATGACGCAGCAAAATGCAGCGTTGGTCGAAGAAGCCACCGCGGCGAGCCAGTCTTTGAAGGAAGAAGGTGGAGAGCTGCTGGAACTGATGAACTTCTTCGAGACCGGGGATCACAGCTCGTTGAGCGCATCCGCCACACCCGCGAGGGCGACGCCGATGGCTCGTCCGGCCAAAGCAGGAACGCTTCATGCGGTGAGTCCCGCGTTACAGGGCGATGATGAATGGGAAGAGTTCTGA
- a CDS encoding DUF3392 domain-containing protein codes for MDTIIGLLSDFGQFIRPWMGDIATAMVACLLVVFGADINRLLRGQLSGTNFILRTAVFILINAFGFGFLIVSAAPWLSRQLSQLPNVWLVGVIVTTFVFIGTWAQRHRQI; via the coding sequence ATGGATACAATCATCGGATTATTATCAGATTTCGGCCAGTTTATCCGTCCTTGGATGGGTGATATCGCCACCGCCATGGTCGCCTGCCTATTAGTGGTTTTCGGGGCCGATATTAACCGTCTGCTGCGAGGACAGCTTTCCGGAACCAACTTTATTCTCCGCACCGCCGTCTTCATTCTCATCAATGCGTTCGGGTTTGGCTTCCTGATTGTTTCGGCCGCTCCGTGGCTCAGCCGCCAGTTAAGCCAGCTCCCCAATGTCTGGCTGGTTGGGGTGATCGTGACAACTTTTGTATTTATCGGCACCTGGGCGCAACGCCACCGACAAATCTGA
- a CDS encoding chemotaxis response regulator protein-glutamate methylesterase, whose protein sequence is MLEKKKIRVLVVDDSAVFRALLCELLGSDPELEVVGTAADPYQARDRIKQLEPDVLTLDIEMPKMNGVQFLKNLMRLHPMPVVMVSTLTQHGAETTLAALELGAVDYFPKPTQAISQLAEYRIQVIEKVKAAANANVMKTNVPIARPRANFPADDALTNRSPDARERVRAVKQHSRHKLIAIGASTGGTEAIKSILEALPAQMPPIVVVQHIKPVFSDSFAQRLDRLCRLTVREVQGRMPLVAGHVYIAPGDQHLQVIRRGAQLYCQPLNTEPVNRHCPSVDVLFHSVAEVVPSESVGVLLTGMGKDGAQGLMAMRQSGAVTIAQDEQSSVVWGMPRAAIELGAAGKTLALPQIATYLLEQVYG, encoded by the coding sequence GTGCTAGAGAAAAAGAAAATCAGGGTGCTGGTGGTGGATGACTCGGCGGTGTTCCGGGCTTTGCTGTGCGAACTGCTGGGCAGTGATCCCGAACTGGAAGTGGTCGGTACGGCGGCGGATCCGTATCAGGCCCGGGATCGCATCAAGCAGCTCGAGCCGGACGTGCTCACCTTGGATATCGAAATGCCGAAAATGAATGGCGTGCAGTTTTTGAAAAATCTGATGCGATTGCATCCGATGCCGGTGGTGATGGTCTCAACACTTACGCAGCATGGCGCCGAAACGACACTGGCCGCTTTAGAGCTGGGCGCGGTCGATTACTTTCCCAAACCGACCCAGGCCATCAGTCAGTTGGCCGAGTATCGAATCCAGGTAATAGAAAAAGTCAAAGCGGCAGCAAACGCCAATGTGATGAAGACGAATGTGCCCATTGCGCGGCCGAGGGCGAATTTCCCGGCGGATGATGCTCTAACGAACCGGTCTCCTGATGCACGAGAGCGAGTTCGTGCCGTAAAGCAACACAGTCGCCATAAGCTGATTGCCATCGGGGCGTCAACCGGCGGCACAGAAGCGATCAAATCGATTCTGGAGGCTTTGCCGGCCCAGATGCCGCCGATTGTTGTGGTGCAACATATTAAGCCGGTGTTTAGTGACTCGTTCGCGCAAAGACTGGATCGACTTTGCCGCCTAACGGTTCGGGAGGTGCAGGGGCGCATGCCGCTGGTCGCTGGCCACGTGTATATTGCACCGGGCGACCAGCATCTACAGGTGATTCGCCGGGGCGCCCAGCTCTATTGCCAACCGCTGAACACGGAGCCGGTCAATCGGCATTGTCCGTCGGTTGATGTGTTGTTTCACTCGGTTGCAGAGGTGGTGCCGTCTGAGAGTGTCGGGGTCTTATTAACAGGAATGGGCAAAGACGGTGCCCAGGGGCTGATGGCGATGCGGCAAAGTGGCGCGGTCACCATCGCACAGGACGAACAAAGTTCGGTGGTTTGGGGAATGCCGCGTGCGGCGATTGAATTGGGAGCGGCGGGAAAAACGCTGGCGCTCCCGCAGATAGCGACCTATTTGTTGGAGCAGGTTTATGGATGA